A genomic stretch from Sulfurimonas sediminis includes:
- a CDS encoding ribonuclease HII codes for MQILCGIDEAGRGPLAGDLVMSGCILHNTIDGLHDSKKLTAKKREALYTLIIKNASYHIVKFSAQEIDNNGISACLKKGLLEIMKNLEADEYLFDGNQSYGVQNLTTMIKADGKVPEVSAASILAKVTHDRDILEQAKKYPQYQFEKHKGYGTKLHVAMIKKYGYCDIHRRSYKIKALESTG; via the coding sequence ATGCAGATACTGTGCGGTATAGATGAGGCCGGACGCGGACCTCTTGCGGGAGATTTGGTCATGTCCGGATGTATTTTGCATAATACCATTGACGGATTACATGATTCCAAAAAGCTGACAGCCAAAAAGCGTGAAGCTCTTTATACCTTGATAATCAAAAATGCAAGTTACCATATCGTCAAATTTTCTGCACAGGAAATAGACAACAACGGGATATCCGCATGTTTAAAAAAAGGGCTTCTTGAAATTATGAAAAATCTGGAAGCGGATGAGTATCTGTTTGACGGCAACCAAAGCTATGGAGTACAAAACCTGACAACTATGATAAAGGCTGACGGTAAAGTCCCCGAAGTAAGTGCCGCATCCATCCTTGCAAAAGTCACACACGACAGAGATATTTTAGAACAGGCCAAGAAATATCCCCAGTATCAGTTTGAAAAGCACAAAGGTTATGGAACGAAATTACATGTAGCCATGATAAAAAAGTATGGATACTGTGATATTCATCGCAGAAGTTATAAAATCAAAGCGCTGGAATCTACAGGTTAG
- a CDS encoding DUF2628 domain-containing protein, with translation MQPTQDEYEKAMIEAFVNKPEKTLWYQQAFSKFNINGIDTMKWVWSWWAFFGGWAFLLYRKQYLPALVLFILSLLASAVPFGGLLVAILAGCFSTYFIYKGYKQKKAEIENAISDPQKRIETMREVGGYNQWVVWVYVLFVTLLFLYMVSTMLAVASMN, from the coding sequence ATGCAGCCAACTCAGGACGAATATGAAAAAGCGATGATTGAAGCTTTTGTCAACAAACCGGAAAAAACACTCTGGTATCAGCAGGCATTTTCAAAATTCAATATAAACGGTATTGACACAATGAAATGGGTTTGGAGCTGGTGGGCTTTTTTTGGCGGATGGGCCTTTTTACTCTACAGAAAACAGTATCTGCCCGCACTGGTTCTGTTTATACTCTCTCTCCTGGCTAGCGCCGTACCGTTTGGCGGACTTCTGGTTGCCATACTTGCAGGCTGTTTTTCCACCTACTTTATATACAAAGGGTATAAACAGAAAAAAGCCGAGATAGAAAATGCTATTTCAGATCCGCAAAAACGTATTGAAACGATGAGAGAGGTCGGTGGCTACAACCAATGGGTTGTCTGGGTATATGTACTTTTCGTCACACTCCTCTTTTTATATATGGTTTCCACAATGCTCGCCGTGGCAAGTATGAACTGA
- a CDS encoding ATP-binding protein, with product MEILLEELYKTDLHVERYIQRKVFIDDRSYQISGITKSGKTRLVKNYLLSLKKSSYLYINCNDVRIESEKLNAALPSFCNINKIDTLVLDNYNPSIKFVNVSQLIITSEIPCDFDFLEPLTLYPLDYEEFLAYEHKYDSSALNHFFQLGGFASMHTIAPDERIVYLQNILQFALSDIEFDILILCAKFMSQKLSAYTLYERLKNSRKISKDKLYKSFALLVEKNYIHLLPKYNHARATKKVYLCDTSLKSALSIEKNFAKLFENMVYLELLKSFRECYYEEGIDFYLPANDEIILCKPFVDERRLFKKLESIEAFIFSYGIRKITVITMNKEGNIAHPLSSVDIIPFDIWALGD from the coding sequence ATGGAAATACTACTTGAAGAACTTTACAAAACCGACTTACATGTAGAGCGTTACATCCAAAGAAAAGTTTTTATAGATGACAGATCATACCAAATCAGCGGTATCACCAAAAGCGGAAAAACCCGTTTGGTCAAAAACTATCTTTTGTCTTTAAAAAAGAGCTCCTATCTTTACATCAACTGCAATGATGTGCGCATAGAGAGCGAAAAACTCAATGCTGCACTCCCCTCTTTTTGCAATATCAACAAAATTGACACGCTTGTTTTGGATAACTACAATCCAAGCATCAAATTTGTGAATGTTTCGCAGTTGATTATTACAAGTGAAATTCCCTGTGATTTTGATTTTTTAGAGCCTTTGACGCTGTACCCGCTTGATTATGAAGAGTTTTTGGCGTATGAGCACAAATATGACTCAAGTGCGCTCAACCACTTTTTTCAACTCGGAGGCTTTGCTTCCATGCACACAATAGCACCCGATGAGCGGATTGTTTATCTGCAAAATATTTTACAGTTTGCTCTTAGCGACATTGAATTTGATATTCTCATTTTATGTGCAAAATTTATGTCCCAAAAGCTTTCTGCCTATACATTATATGAAAGACTCAAAAACAGTCGTAAAATTTCCAAAGACAAACTTTACAAATCTTTTGCACTTCTGGTAGAAAAAAACTATATTCACCTTTTGCCAAAATATAATCATGCACGTGCTACTAAAAAAGTCTATCTGTGTGACACTTCTTTAAAAAGTGCCTTAAGTATTGAAAAAAACTTTGCCAAACTTTTTGAAAACATGGTCTATCTTGAGCTTTTGAAATCTTTTAGAGAGTGTTATTATGAAGAAGGCATCGATTTTTATCTCCCTGCAAATGATGAAATTATTCTTTGCAAGCCTTTTGTGGATGAAAGACGTTTGTTTAAAAAACTCGAAAGTATTGAAGCCTTTATATTCAGCTACGGAATCAGAAAAATCACTGTTATAACAATGAACAAAGAAGGAAATATCGCGCATCCGCTCTCAAGTGTGGATATCATCCCATTTGACATTTGGGCACTCGGAGATTAA
- the rpsJ gene encoding 30S ribosomal protein S10 yields the protein MEKIRLKLKAYDHRVLDRSVASIVEAVKRTGAVIRGPIPLPTKIRKYTVLKSVHVNKKAREQFEIRMHARMIDIVSATPETVDSLMKLDLAPEVDVEVRSMDK from the coding sequence ATGGAAAAAATTCGTTTAAAATTGAAAGCTTACGATCATCGTGTATTAGATAGATCAGTAGCGTCAATCGTAGAGGCTGTAAAGCGTACAGGTGCCGTAATTCGTGGTCCAATACCTTTGCCAACAAAAATTCGTAAATATACAGTATTGAAATCAGTTCACGTTAACAAAAAAGCGCGTGAGCAGTTTGAAATTCGTATGCACGCAAGAATGATCGACATCGTTTCTGCAACACCGGAAACAGTGGATTCATTAATGAAACTAGATCTTGCACCGGAAGTGGACGTTGAAGTTCGCTCTATGGACAAATAG
- the rplC gene encoding 50S ribosomal protein L3: protein MEYIVEKIGMSRTITVPSKPVTLLRVLDAKVCEVNEGTAIVAYNSGKKMNKAIEGQQKKYNLPTEFNRFVTLEVANTEAGDLDLAPLAEANTLKTTFNTKGRGFSGAMKRWNFGGGPASHGHRFGRRTGSIGNAEWPGRVMKGKKMPGQYGNTQNSVKNEIVSFDAENKIIAVLGSVSGANGSLGRVKVAK, encoded by the coding sequence GTGGAATATATTGTTGAAAAAATCGGTATGAGCCGTACTATCACAGTTCCGTCTAAACCAGTTACTCTTTTAAGAGTTTTAGATGCGAAAGTATGTGAAGTGAATGAAGGTACTGCTATTGTAGCTTACAACAGCGGTAAAAAAATGAATAAAGCAATAGAAGGTCAACAGAAGAAATACAACCTTCCGACTGAATTTAACCGTTTTGTTACATTAGAAGTAGCAAACACTGAAGCTGGTGATTTAGATTTAGCTCCATTAGCAGAAGCTAATACGCTAAAAACTACTTTCAACACAAAAGGTCGTGGTTTTTCAGGTGCAATGAAGCGTTGGAATTTCGGTGGTGGTCCTGCATCTCACGGTCACAGATTTGGTCGTAGAACAGGTTCTATCGGTAATGCTGAATGGCCAGGTCGTGTAATGAAGGGTAAAAAAATGCCTGGACAATACGGAAATACACAAAACAGTGTAAAAAATGAAATCGTTTCTTTCGATGCTGAAAACAAAATCATTGCGGTTTTAGGTTCAGTTTCAGGTGCTAACGGTTCTTTAGGTCGTGTAAAGGTAGCTAAATAA
- the rplD gene encoding 50S ribosomal protein L4 produces the protein MSAIVLNEKMEKASELALPESFSGINPHNLYLYVKSAQAAQRANTATTKGRSEVRGGGKKPWAQKGGGRARAGSRRSPIFVGGGKAFGSQNNRNYDLKVNKKQKKLALNFALNEHAQNGTLFIVDSISVESGKTKDAAAMFKALGQRDTLFVKSLLDEKTYLAFENLHQTYVIESNELNAYLAANYRSIVIEKAVWETLTSEAK, from the coding sequence ATGAGCGCAATCGTTTTAAATGAAAAAATGGAAAAAGCATCTGAGTTAGCATTGCCAGAGTCTTTCTCTGGAATTAACCCTCATAACCTTTACCTTTATGTAAAGTCTGCTCAGGCTGCACAACGTGCAAACACAGCGACGACTAAAGGTAGAAGTGAAGTACGCGGTGGTGGTAAAAAACCATGGGCTCAAAAAGGTGGCGGTCGTGCCCGTGCGGGTTCTCGTCGTTCTCCTATATTCGTAGGCGGTGGTAAAGCTTTTGGTTCTCAAAACAACCGTAACTACGATTTAAAAGTAAATAAAAAGCAGAAAAAACTTGCTTTAAATTTTGCTTTGAATGAGCATGCACAAAATGGTACTCTTTTTATCGTTGACAGCATCTCTGTTGAGTCTGGTAAAACTAAAGATGCGGCAGCAATGTTCAAAGCTTTAGGTCAAAGAGATACACTTTTTGTTAAATCTTTATTAGATGAAAAAACATATTTGGCGTTTGAAAATCTACACCAGACATATGTTATTGAATCTAATGAGTTAAACGCATACTTAGCTGCCAACTATCGCTCAATCGTGATAGAAAAAGCTGTATGGGAAACTTTGACAAGTGAGGCTAAGTAA
- a CDS encoding 50S ribosomal protein L23, whose translation MADITDIKSILYTEKTLGLQEDGVIVVQTSPRMTKTGLKEVFREYFGIIPTKINSLNQSGKVKRFRGVQGKQNDFKKFYVTLPEGAQIESLAV comes from the coding sequence ATGGCTGATATTACAGATATTAAATCTATTTTATATACAGAAAAGACTTTGGGTTTACAAGAAGATGGTGTTATTGTTGTTCAAACATCACCACGTATGACTAAAACAGGTCTTAAAGAGGTGTTCAGAGAGTATTTCGGAATCATTCCGACAAAAATCAACTCTCTGAATCAAAGCGGAAAAGTAAAACGTTTCCGTGGTGTACAGGGGAAACAGAATGACTTTAAAAAGTTTTATGTTACCTTACCTGAAGGTGCACAAATAGAAAGTTTGGCGGTATAA
- the rplB gene encoding 50S ribosomal protein L2 — MAIKTYRPITPSRRFYTNVDSSDITAKASVRSLLVKLPTTAGRNNNGRITSRHKQAGAKKLYRIIDFKRNKFGVPGTVSTIEYDPYRNCRIALITYADGEKRYILQPKGLNVGDTVEAAESGLDVKPGNTMKLQNIPVGTLVHNVELKVGKGGQMVRSAGTSAQIMGRDGKYVSLRMPSSEMRLVLGECLATVGIVGNEEFANIVIAKAGRQRHLGIRPQTRGSAMNPIDHPHGGGEGKTNSGRHPVTPWGKPTKGAKTRRKKASDKLIITRRKPNAKRVG, encoded by the coding sequence ATGGCAATTAAAACTTATAGACCGATAACTCCGTCTCGTCGTTTTTATACGAATGTAGACAGTTCAGATATCACTGCTAAAGCGAGTGTTCGTTCATTGCTTGTAAAACTTCCGACAACTGCCGGTCGTAACAACAATGGTCGTATCACTTCTCGTCACAAACAAGCTGGGGCGAAAAAGCTTTACCGTATTATTGATTTTAAAAGAAACAAGTTTGGTGTACCGGGTACAGTCTCTACTATTGAGTACGATCCGTACCGTAACTGTCGTATCGCATTAATCACATATGCAGACGGTGAAAAAAGATACATCTTGCAACCAAAAGGTTTAAATGTTGGCGATACAGTTGAAGCTGCAGAGTCTGGTTTGGATGTCAAACCGGGTAATACAATGAAACTGCAAAACATTCCTGTCGGTACACTTGTTCACAATGTTGAGTTAAAAGTGGGCAAAGGCGGACAAATGGTTCGTTCAGCCGGAACTTCAGCTCAGATTATGGGTCGTGACGGAAAATATGTATCTTTGCGTATGCCTTCGTCAGAAATGCGTTTAGTGCTTGGTGAGTGTCTGGCTACTGTAGGAATCGTTGGAAATGAAGAATTTGCCAACATTGTTATAGCAAAAGCCGGTCGTCAACGTCACCTTGGTATTCGTCCACAGACTCGTGGTTCTGCTATGAACCCGATTGATCACCCGCATGGTGGTGGTGAAGGTAAAACGAACTCAGGTCGTCATCCGGTTACTCCTTGGGGTAAACCAACGAAGGGTGCTAAAACTCGTCGTAAGAAAGCTAGTGATAAGTTAATTATTACTCGCCGTAAACCAAATGCTAAAAGGGTAGGTTAA
- the rpsS gene encoding 30S ribosomal protein S19 encodes MARSVKKGPFVDDHLMKKVEAMKAEAKKKPIKTWSRRSMILPDMVGLTINVHNGRQFVPVYVTENHIGYKLGEFAPTRTFKGHKGSVQKKG; translated from the coding sequence ATGGCTCGTTCAGTAAAAAAAGGTCCATTCGTAGATGATCATTTAATGAAAAAAGTGGAGGCTATGAAAGCCGAAGCAAAGAAAAAACCTATTAAGACCTGGTCAAGAAGATCTATGATTCTTCCTGACATGGTTGGTTTGACAATAAATGTTCACAATGGTCGCCAGTTCGTTCCTGTGTATGTTACAGAGAACCATATTGGTTATAAACTTGGTGAATTTGCACCAACTCGTACATTCAAGGGCCACAAGGGCTCTGTTCAGAAGAAGGGGTAG